The following proteins are co-located in the Cryptococcus neoformans var. grubii H99 chromosome 1, complete sequence genome:
- a CDS encoding serine/threonine/tyrosine-interacting protein, whose amino-acid sequence MDPIATSSSNTSTWMPNGLPEYNGAPPPPMNNSYIINGNSEWKYEMRREAQLIIPGLYLGPFQASLNSNKMKQMGITHVLCIRDQKEARLIFPRFPQEFKYMTLDISDHPDQNLITIFPSCRDFVEEALSIGGTVLAHCNGGIALSPAIVVGYLMWKFNWTAEHALAHVQNKRYCVSTMSFQNQFKEYEPIYMAQKMVKTAAKRETTTSKRQVEEEDEEGDGYRRKQRYVQGEASDMMMD is encoded by the exons ATGGATCCCATTGCCACAAGCTCCTCTAATACGTCCACCTGGATGCCCAATGGCCTTCCAGAGTATAATGGCGCCCCACCTCCGCCAATGAACAACTCCTATATCATCAATGGGAATAGCGAATGGAA ATATGAGATGCGACGGGAAGCGCAACTCATAATACCTGGCTTATACTTGGGGCCATTCCAAGCATCTCTGAACTCAAACAAAATGAAACAGATGGGAATAACACATGT GCTTTGTATTCGTGACCAGAAGGAAGCCAGATTAATATTTCCAAGATTTCCGCAAGAGTTCAAATACATGACGCTCGACATCAGCGACCATCCT GATCAAAATTTGATCACCATTTTCCCTAGCTGTAGAGATTTTGTGGAGGAGGCACTTTCCATAGGTGGGACTGTTCTCGCACATTGTAATG GGGGGATTGCACTCTCACCTGCCATTGTTGTCGGATACCTCATGTGGAAATTCAACTGGACGGCCGAACATGCTCTTGCTCATGTTCAGAATAAACGATATTGTGTCAGCACAATGAGT TTTCAGAACCAATTCAAGGAGTACGAACCTATCTATATGGCACAAAAAATGGTGAAGACTGCAGCGAAAAGAGAGACGACAACAAGTAAACGGCaggtagaagaaga agacgaggaaggggatgggTATCGGAGAAAACAGCGCTATGTGCAGGGAGAAGCTTCAGatatgatgatggattGA
- a CDS encoding nuclease I → MKLLPLALVVASTLPSALSWGAAGHEMVATIAQMHLFPSIKAKLCNILPKEANCHLAPVAAWADIVRNRYRGTAPMHYINAKNDHPADHCEFGQHGWQNEDVNVITAIQNFTRLVMDGKDGRETDIPLRFLVHFIGDSHQPLHLSGRDKGGNGARFLFEGRERNLHSVWDSGIITKNIRELSNYTSPLPSKHIERCLLGAIFDPYVRWIVWEGIRLWWRDDVDSWISCPATGDPYPHSSQTSIPPSASTIIKDHFRSAASFALSLLPGRLSALAELSFALPVTETANFEDQTLALTPKILAAKEVNMTFPSCPYHWISPIHQLNCDIIWPREYTGRPNDSLIELDTDEYLGEIGRQKILERMIAMAGLRLAKVLNEALAEEGDNVRGVYFGY, encoded by the exons ATGAAGCTTCTGCCACTGGCTCTGGTAGTTGCCTCCACCCTTCCTTCAGCCCTATCCTGGGGCGCAGCTG GCCATGAGATGGTTGCAACCATAGCACAAATGCATCTTTTCCCATCGATCAAGGCAAAGCTATGCAACATTCTTCCGAAGGAAGCCAACTGTCACCTAGCACCGGTAGCTGCTTGGGCCGACATTGTGCGGAACAGGTATCGTGGAACAGCTCCTATGCATTATATCAATG CAAAGAATGATCATCCTGCAGACCATTGCGAATTTGGCCAGCATGGATGGCAGAATGAAGATGTCAATGTGATTACAGCTATCCAGAATTTCACTAGGCTCGTaatggatgggaaagaCGGAAGAGAAACGGATATTCCATTGCGATTTTTGGTTCATTTCATTGGAGACTCTCACCAGCCCTTACATCTCTCAGGAAGAGATAAGGGCGGAAACGGAG CCAGGTTCCTatttgaaggaagagaaaggaa CTTGCATTCTGTGTGGGATTCAGGAATCATCACCAAGAACATCCGCGAATTGTCAAACTACACCTCTCCCCTGCCATC AAAGCATATTGAAAGGTGTCTCTTAGGGGCAATCTTCGATCCATACGTTCGCTGGATCGTATGGGAGGGAATCCGCCTTTGGTGGCGCGATGACGTCGATTCATGGATTTCCTGTCCGGCCACCGGTGATCCCTATCCTCATTCCTCTCAAACCTCTATTCCACCTTCTGCGTCAACTATCATCAAAGATCATTTCCGCTCTGCTGCATCTTTTgctctctcccttcttcccggTCGACTTTCGGCGCTGGCTGAGCTTTCTTTTGCGCTTCCCGTGACTGAAACAGCGAATTTTGAAGACCAGACGTTGGCCCTCACTCCCAAGATCCTTGCGGCCAAGGAAGTTAATATgacttttccttcttgcccttaTCACTGGATCAGTCCCATTCATCAACTCAACTGTGACATCATTTGGCCTAGGGAATACACCGGCCGGCCAAACGATTCATTGATAGAACTTGACACCGATGAGTATCTGGGAGAAATTGGAAGGCAAAAGATTTTGGAAAGAATGATAGCTATGGCGGGTCTGAGGCTAGCGAAGGTATTAAATGAGGCTCtggcggaggagggagataATGTTCGCGGTGTATACTTCGGATATTAG